The Streptomyces puniciscabiei genomic interval AACACCACGTGGGCCCGGCCGCTCGCGGAGCCGGGCACGTACGAGCTGACCGGGCACAAGTGGTTCTGCTCGGCTCCCATGTCCGACGCCTTCCTGGTGCTGGCGCAGGCGTCCCCCTCTCCGGGAGAAGGGGGCCTCACCTGCTTCCTCGTGCCGCGGGTCCTGCCCGACGGTTCCCGCAACGTCTTCCTGGTCCAGCGGCTGAAGGACAAGCTCGGCAACCGGTCCAACGCCTCGGCCGAGGTCGAGTTCGCCGGTACCTGGGCGCGCCGGGTGGGCGAGGAGGGGCGCGGGGTGCGGACAATCATCGAGATGGTCGCGGCGACCCGGCTGGACTGCGCGCTGGGCTCGGCGGGCCTGATGCGGCAGGCGGTGGCGCAGGCGATCCACCACTGCGCCCACCGGGAGGCGTTCGGCGGGAAGCTGATCGACAAGCCGCTGATGCGCAACGTCCTCGCCGACCTCGCGCTGGAGTCGGAGGCGGCGACCGCGCTGACGCTCCGGCTGGCGGCCGCCTATGACGACGGCGGCGAACAGGAACGCGCGTTCCTGCGGCTGGCGGTGCCGGCCGCCAAGTACTGGATCACCAAGCGCTGTGCGCCCGTTGCGGTCGAGGCCGCGGAGTGCCTGGGCGGAAACGGTTACGTCGAGGAGTCGGGCCTGCCCCGGCTGGTACGGGAGTCACCGCTGAACTCGATCTGGGAGGGCGCCGGAAACGTTCAGGCGCTGGACGTGCTCCGGGCGCTGCGACGCGAGCCGGGCGCGCTCGACGCCTGCCTGACCGAGATCGGCCGGACCCATGGCACCGACCACCGCCTCGACCGCGCCGTGAAGGACCTCTTCACCGAACTCGCCGACCTGGACGCCGTCGAGGGGCGCGCTCGGCGGCTCGTGGAGCGCCTCGCACTGGTGCTCCAGGGTTCACTCCTGGTCCGGCACGCCCCACCGGAGGTGGCAGACGCTTTCTGCGCGTCCCGCCTGGGCGGCGACCACGGGGCGGCTTTCGGCACCCTGCCAACGTCCCTGGACCTGACGTCGATTGTGGAGCGGGCGCACCCCGCCCTGTGAGCCGCGCGGGCGCGAGCAACACGCCCCACCAGGCACTCTCTGCCGCGAATCCGGCCGAACCCCCGGGCGGGGGTGGTGCTGCGCCGACACGGCACCACCCCCGCTCCGCGTCAAGTCTCGGCCACCCTCCGGGCGTCCACCAGGGTTGCAAGGGGTTGCAACTTGTTGGCGCACGTGCGCGGAGTGTGTGCCTCCGGCCTGCCCGGAGCGGCAGTATGAGAGGTGCAGCCGGACCGGAAACCGCCGCCCGGACGGCTTGACAAGCATGTTCGACGCCCTCTCCGGGAGGACCCCCGTGGTGAACCCGCCGATCAACGTGGCGCGCCTGGCCGCCGTGGACGCGACGCAGGCGGCGCGAGTGCTGAACGAGGTACGCGACGCCACCCTTGCCGGTCAGCGGGCCAGGGTCGCGCCCCGGCCGGTGATCGAGCAGTCCTGGGGACGGATGCTGCGCAGCGGTGTCGATCCCGACCGCGACTTCAGATCGGGACTGCTGTCCTCCGACGAAGTGCGGCGCCGGCGCGAGGAGTCACCGCTCCGGCACGTCCTGCCGGTACTGCGCCAGGGTCTGCTTTCGGTCGCCGACGTCGCCCAGCACATCATGGTCGTCGCGGACGCCGACGGCCGGGTGCTGTGGCGGGAGGGAGCCTCGCCGGTGCTGCGCAAGGCGGACGGCCTGGGGTTCGAACTCGGCGCGGACTGGCGGGAAGACGTCGTCGGCACCAACGGAGTGGGCACCCCGGCGGTCGTGCGGCGGCCCGTACAGGTCTTCGCCGCCGAGCACTTCGTCCGCTCGCACGCCTCCTGGACCTGCACCGGCGCCCCCATCACCGACCCCCGGGACGGCCGGCTGATCGGTGTCGTGGACGTCAGCGGCCCGCTGGAGACCATGCATCCGGCCACCCTCGCCTGGGTGGACTCGGTGGCCAAGCTGGCCGAGGCGCGGCTGCGGGAGATGCACCTGGACTCGCTGGAGCGGTTGCGGGCGGTGGCGGCGCCGGTGCTGGCCCGGCTGGACGGGCGGGCGCTGGTGGTGGACCGGGACGGCTGGACGGCGGCGGTGTCGGGGATGCCGTACGTACGGCGCGTCGCGCTGCCCAAGTCGCTGGCGCCGGGCCGCCGGTGGCTGCCGTCACTGGGTTCGTGCGCCGTGGAGCCGCTGGCCGGTGGCTGGTTGCTGCGGGCGGCGGAGGAAGCGGTCGGCACGGTCACGCGGATCGTGCTGGACCTGGCCAGACCGGGGCGCGGCACGCTGACGGTGTCCGCTTCGGCGGGATCCTGGTCGCGTGAACTCAGTCCGCGGCACGCCGAGTTGCTGTACCTGCTCGCCGTGCACCGGGCCGGCCGCGGGGCGGCGGCCCTGGCCGGGGACCTGTTCGGGGATCCCTCACGCACGGTGACGGTACGGGCGGAGATGTCCCGGATCCGGCGGTACTGCGGGGAACTCCTGCAGCATCGACCGTATCGTTTCCGCGAGGACGCGGAGATCGAGGTGCTCCTCCCCGACGACCCCCGTGACCTGCTGCCTTCCTCGACGGCGCCGGCGATCACGCGGAGGCGGACGGCCGCGCGGCGCGGGGGGCCCGTGGACCGGTGAGCGTGTCTTCCGCATATTTGCGGGGTCTTCGCCCTGCGCGGGCCGTTACTGCCGTAGCATCCCCTAGGGGCCTCCCCAGCCGCTTCTCGCGTCAACGAACGGATCATCAGGCGCAGTTGGCCCGCCACCGGCCGGCCCGCCCCGGCGGCGAAGGAGCCCCGGAGAAGGGGACGAGATGAAGCATCGCGGCAGACACCGCCGGCGCAGACGGGGCGCTGCACTGCGCGCGGTCCTGACCGGGACGGCGCTGGCGCTCACCGCGGCCGCCACCCTGATCAGCGCTTCCCAGGCGGACGTCACCGACAGCCCCGGCGCGCTCAAGCCGCTCTCCTCCCCCGCGGACACGGGCCCGCTTCGACTCCAGGAGCAGCTGGTGCCCGCCCGCACGCTGGACCGGCTCTCGGCCGCGATGGGCCGTCCGGTCGGCGTGGACGCCGTGCTGGCGGGCGCCGACCGCGCGATGCGCACCTCCGCCGACTGCTCCTCCGCCGACCGCGCGTCCCTGCCCGTCGCCCCGGCCGCCACCCGCGCCTACTGCTGGGACCGGGCCGACTCCGGCGGCAGCGCCTGGCGGCCGGCGTCGGTGACCACCTCCGGGGACGCGGACGACGACGGCGTGTGGGGCACCCACCGGGTCGTGCTCGCCGGGTGGACCCACAGCGCCTCCACCGGCCGGTCCGCCGAGCGGGGGCTCGCCAGGGTCGCCTTCGTGAACGCCGACGACCCGGCCCACCTCGCCTACCGGTGGGTGCTGCTGGTGGTGCCGGTCGACGGCGGCCGTGACTACCGGGGGCTGGCCTCCGGGATCTCCGGGATGGTCTGGTACCAGGGCAAGCTGCTGGTCACCGCCAGGACCGGCGGCGCCGACGCGCTGTACGTCTACGACCTCGACCGGATCCAGCGCGCCGGTGTCGACGGGCCCGCGATCGGCCGGGTGCCCGGCGGCTGGTCCGCCGACGGCTACCGCTATGTGATGCCCGCGGTCGGCTCGTACCGCTTCACCGGGGGCCGGTGCGGCCGTTCCGGCCCGCCCTGTCCGGGCGCGCTCGCCCTGGACCGGAGCACCGTGCCGGACAGCCTGGTCGCCGCGGAGTGGACCGAGCCGGACGGCCGCCAGAGCGCCCGGCTGTGGCGGTATGCGTTCAGCACGGCTCCGGCGCGGGAGGGGCTGCTCGCCACGGACGCCGCGGGGCGGGTGACGGCGGTGGAGGCGTACCGGACCCGGGCGGCGGGGATCCGCGGTGTGCTGTCGTACCAGCGGCCGGGCGCGGAGGCCGCGTCCTGGTATGTGGGACGCCTGCCCGGTTCACGGGACGGACACGGTGCGCTGTGGCGGCAGGACGCCGGCGGGGCGAAGGCGGCCCACTGCGGCGCGGACGGCTCGCACCGCTGCTGGGCCGAGACGGCGGGCTCCCTGTCCTACTGGCAGGAGACGGGCGAGGTCTGGTCCCTGTCGGACCGGATGCTCTTCACCATGCCCCTGGCCGAGCTGGACCGTTCCGTGGGGTGAGCCCGTGAGGTGAGTCCGTGGGCGGCCGGGGCGTCCACGGACCCGGGCTTCTGCGGAGTGGGGCGGCCGCGTGCGAGGTTGAAGCGGCCACGTCGAGGATGGGGCGGCCGCGCGGGGTGAAGCGGCCGCGTGCGGGGTGACCAGGCCGATCGACAGACCGGGCGGCGGGATGATTCCCTGGCCCGCATGAGCAGCGTCCCTGTCACCACCTGGTCCCTGGAGCAGACCTCGCCGGCCGACCTCCTGCCCGCGGCCGCGCCGGAGGGCGATGTCCGGATCGTCCGCGCCGAGGTCCCCTCCCCCGAGTTCAGCCGCTTCCTGTACGCCTCGGTCGGCGGCGACATCCGCTGGACCGACCGGCTCGGCTGGACGTACGCGCGGTGGCAGGAGTACCTGGACCGGCCCGGGGTGGAGACGTGGGTGGCCTACGACCGGGGCACCCCGGCCGGTTATGTGGAGCTGGACCCGCAGGACGAGGGCGTGGTCGAGATCGCCTACTTCGGGCTGGTACCCGCCTTCCGCGGCCGGCGCATCGGCGGCCATCTGCTGTCGTACGGTACGGCGCGCGCCTGGGACCTGGCCGAGCGGTGGCCCGGGCGGGCGCCGACCAAGCGGGTGTGGCTGCACACGTGCAGCAAGGACGGCGAGTTCGCCATGGACAACTACCAGCGGCGCGGGTTCAAGCTGTTCGACACCAAGGTCGAGCTGGAGCCGGACGCGGCGGCGCCGGGACCCTG includes:
- a CDS encoding acyl-CoA dehydrogenase family protein; amino-acid sequence: MAGTSTHTVTNQPPPLVGYDVFTADRALVAAVERYTGPDVLDEVRSELSALGRAAGSAQLQEWAVQANEHPPRLRTHDRYGHRIDEVDFHPAWHRLLGKGVAAGLTGAWTRPSGHVRRAAGFLVWTQVDAGNCCPLSMTHAAVPALRTDPRLAAEWEPRLTSTVYDRQLRPAGQKPGALVGMGMTEKQGGSDVRANTTWARPLAEPGTYELTGHKWFCSAPMSDAFLVLAQASPSPGEGGLTCFLVPRVLPDGSRNVFLVQRLKDKLGNRSNASAEVEFAGTWARRVGEEGRGVRTIIEMVAATRLDCALGSAGLMRQAVAQAIHHCAHREAFGGKLIDKPLMRNVLADLALESEAATALTLRLAAAYDDGGEQERAFLRLAVPAAKYWITKRCAPVAVEAAECLGGNGYVEESGLPRLVRESPLNSIWEGAGNVQALDVLRALRREPGALDACLTEIGRTHGTDHRLDRAVKDLFTELADLDAVEGRARRLVERLALVLQGSLLVRHAPPEVADAFCASRLGGDHGAAFGTLPTSLDLTSIVERAHPAL
- a CDS encoding GAF domain-containing protein, producing MFDALSGRTPVVNPPINVARLAAVDATQAARVLNEVRDATLAGQRARVAPRPVIEQSWGRMLRSGVDPDRDFRSGLLSSDEVRRRREESPLRHVLPVLRQGLLSVADVAQHIMVVADADGRVLWREGASPVLRKADGLGFELGADWREDVVGTNGVGTPAVVRRPVQVFAAEHFVRSHASWTCTGAPITDPRDGRLIGVVDVSGPLETMHPATLAWVDSVAKLAEARLREMHLDSLERLRAVAAPVLARLDGRALVVDRDGWTAAVSGMPYVRRVALPKSLAPGRRWLPSLGSCAVEPLAGGWLLRAAEEAVGTVTRIVLDLARPGRGTLTVSASAGSWSRELSPRHAELLYLLAVHRAGRGAAALAGDLFGDPSRTVTVRAEMSRIRRYCGELLQHRPYRFREDAEIEVLLPDDPRDLLPSSTAPAITRRRTAARRGGPVDR
- a CDS encoding GNAT family N-acetyltransferase, with the protein product MSSVPVTTWSLEQTSPADLLPAAAPEGDVRIVRAEVPSPEFSRFLYASVGGDIRWTDRLGWTYARWQEYLDRPGVETWVAYDRGTPAGYVELDPQDEGVVEIAYFGLVPAFRGRRIGGHLLSYGTARAWDLAERWPGRAPTKRVWLHTCSKDGEFAMDNYQRRGFKLFDTKVELEPDAAAPGPWPGAYRL